From Paenibacillus polymyxa, the proteins below share one genomic window:
- a CDS encoding YlaN family protein, producing the protein MTSSDLQEQLNIKAINLLQEDADKIKKLIEVQMENLATRYCPLYEEVLDTQMYGFSKEVDFAVRAGLLPEMVGKQLVSELERNLAILYEAMNNKAN; encoded by the coding sequence ATGACTTCATCTGATTTGCAGGAACAATTGAATATCAAGGCCATTAATCTGCTTCAGGAAGATGCAGATAAAATAAAGAAGCTTATTGAAGTACAGATGGAGAATCTGGCAACCCGTTATTGCCCTCTCTATGAGGAAGTGCTGGATACTCAGATGTACGGATTTTCCAAGGAAGTGGATTTTGCGGTTCGTGCCGGACTTCTTCCGGAAATGGTAGGTAAACAGCTGGTCAGTGAGCTGGAACGCAATCTGGCTATTCTATATGAGGCCATGAATAATAAGGCTAATTAG
- the cax gene encoding calcium/proton exchanger: MKKWLSPALLIATFALSAVAHYTHWNAIAQFVICAISVVFVAGFLGRATESVAHYAGQRLGGFLNATFGNAAELIIAIFLVKEGLYDMVKASLTGSIIGNLLLVLGASLFAGGLKYKVQNFNISLAGLSGSLMIVAVIALFVPAVFLNTHVITDSESDTLSLIVAGTLIVAYIAWLIFSMITHKDYLADVTEQKDEELPHEHAPVWSRNKSIAYLVLATVMVAFVSEWLVGTLEVFTTQFGLSELFVGAFLVAIIGNAAEHSAAILLAMKNKIGASVEIAVGSSLQIALFVAPVLIFVSYFMGNTMNIVFTTIELVAIAVAVFIAKSITQDGSTNWYEGLMLLVVYVLLGVSFFLV; the protein is encoded by the coding sequence TTGAAAAAATGGTTATCTCCCGCTTTGCTTATAGCGACATTTGCTCTTAGTGCAGTCGCTCATTACACACATTGGAATGCCATAGCCCAATTTGTCATTTGTGCGATTTCTGTTGTATTCGTAGCCGGTTTTCTCGGTAGGGCGACTGAAAGTGTTGCTCATTATGCTGGTCAACGTTTAGGTGGATTCTTAAATGCCACCTTTGGTAACGCAGCCGAGCTGATCATCGCCATTTTTCTTGTCAAAGAAGGTCTTTACGATATGGTAAAGGCCAGTCTTACCGGTTCGATCATCGGCAATCTGCTGCTGGTGCTCGGAGCGAGTCTGTTCGCTGGCGGTTTGAAATATAAAGTGCAAAATTTCAATATATCGCTGGCTGGATTAAGTGGCTCACTGATGATTGTGGCTGTTATTGCCTTGTTCGTTCCAGCTGTCTTTCTGAACACACATGTGATCACGGATAGCGAGTCAGATACACTCAGTCTCATTGTTGCAGGCACGCTCATTGTCGCGTATATTGCGTGGCTTATTTTTTCTATGATTACGCATAAGGACTATTTAGCTGACGTGACCGAACAAAAAGATGAAGAATTGCCGCATGAGCATGCCCCTGTATGGTCTAGAAATAAATCCATTGCCTATTTGGTACTCGCTACCGTTATGGTCGCTTTTGTCAGTGAATGGCTGGTAGGTACACTGGAAGTATTTACGACTCAATTTGGACTCAGCGAATTGTTTGTGGGTGCATTTCTTGTCGCTATTATTGGTAATGCGGCCGAACATAGCGCTGCCATTTTACTAGCCATGAAGAACAAAATCGGTGCATCTGTTGAAATTGCTGTCGGCAGCAGTTTGCAAATTGCCCTATTCGTTGCCCCTGTGCTGATTTTTGTCAGTTACTTTATGGGAAACACGATGAATATCGTTTTCACCACCATTGAATTGGTAGCCATTGCCGTCGCTGTATTTATCGCCAAATCCATCACTCAGGACGGCTCAACCAACTGGTATGAGGGACTCATGCTACTGGTAGTGTATGTATTGTTGGGTGTATCCTTCTTCCTGGTGTAG
- a CDS encoding aminopeptidase produces the protein MKDPRILKLAENLVGYSVEVQPGENVLIEMIGTERDLLNAIIHEVGKKGGNVFVQLTDRKVQSAMLRNATKEMLETWAEIDLNRMKQMDCYIGIRAGENVNDLSDVPEDKMKMYNSIYQHAVHSEQRVKHTKWVVLRYPNDSMAQLANISTEAFEDFYFDVCNLDYAKMDKAQDALADLMNRTDKVRISGPGTDLSFSIKQIGAIKCSGQCNIPDGEVYSAPVRDSVNGTISYNAQTLYNGITFENVKFRFENGKIVEATSNDTKRLNDILDSDEGARYIGEFAIGFNPHILHPMKDILFDEKIAGSLHFTPGQAYETADNGNRSSIHWDLVLIQRPEYGGGEIYFDDVLIRKDGIFVLPELEPLNPENLK, from the coding sequence ATGAAAGATCCTAGAATACTTAAGCTGGCGGAAAATCTGGTAGGTTACTCTGTTGAAGTGCAGCCTGGAGAAAATGTATTGATCGAAATGATTGGTACAGAGCGTGACTTGCTTAACGCCATCATTCATGAAGTTGGTAAAAAGGGTGGAAATGTTTTTGTTCAGCTTACAGATCGTAAGGTGCAGAGCGCTATGCTTCGCAATGCGACAAAGGAAATGCTGGAAACTTGGGCTGAAATTGACCTCAACCGGATGAAACAAATGGACTGTTACATCGGAATTCGTGCAGGCGAAAATGTAAATGATCTGTCAGATGTACCGGAAGATAAAATGAAAATGTATAATTCAATTTATCAGCATGCGGTACATAGCGAACAACGAGTGAAACACACAAAATGGGTAGTGCTGCGTTATCCGAATGACAGCATGGCTCAATTGGCCAATATCAGCACCGAAGCATTCGAAGATTTTTATTTCGATGTATGTAACCTGGATTACGCAAAAATGGACAAGGCTCAAGATGCATTGGCAGACTTGATGAATCGGACAGACAAAGTACGGATCAGCGGTCCAGGTACTGACCTGAGCTTCTCTATCAAGCAAATCGGAGCCATTAAGTGTTCGGGTCAATGCAATATTCCGGATGGCGAAGTATACAGCGCGCCTGTACGTGATTCAGTTAACGGAACTATTAGCTATAATGCACAAACCCTGTATAATGGAATTACCTTTGAGAATGTTAAATTCCGTTTTGAAAATGGTAAAATCGTGGAAGCGACAAGCAACGATACAAAGCGGTTAAATGATATTCTCGATTCCGATGAGGGAGCACGCTATATTGGCGAGTTTGCCATCGGGTTTAACCCACACATTTTACACCCAATGAAGGATATTCTGTTTGACGAGAAGATTGCAGGCAGCTTGCACTTTACACCAGGTCAAGCTTATGAAACGGCGGATAACGGTAACCGTTCTTCGATTCATTGGGATTTGGTATTGATTCAACGTCCAGAATATGGTGGCGGTGAAATTTATTTTGATGATGTTCTAATCCGTAAGGATGGCATTTTTGTGCTGCCTGAGCTGGAGCCTTTAAATCCTGAAAACTTGAAATAA
- a CDS encoding CBS domain-containing protein: protein MKKVQEVMTKKCVTVTPQDNIYEIAVKMKDNDTGFIPVVESEGSDKLIGVVTDRDLVIRGYAAKNSGSGSVDTVMTTGIRTASADMSVDQAAELMAEQQIRRLPVTEGDRLIGIVSIGDLAVRNIFADNAGEALSQISEQVH, encoded by the coding sequence ATGAAAAAGGTTCAGGAAGTTATGACTAAAAAATGTGTAACGGTTACCCCGCAGGACAATATTTACGAAATAGCGGTCAAAATGAAAGACAATGATACTGGTTTTATCCCAGTTGTGGAAAGCGAAGGCAGTGATAAGTTGATCGGTGTGGTAACAGACCGTGACCTTGTGATTCGCGGCTACGCAGCTAAAAATTCTGGTTCTGGTTCGGTGGATACGGTAATGACAACAGGTATTCGTACAGCCAGTGCTGACATGTCAGTGGACCAAGCAGCTGAACTGATGGCAGAACAGCAAATCCGTCGTTTGCCCGTGACGGAAGGAGACCGTCTGATCGGGATTGTTTCGATTGGGGATTTAGCGGTTCGTAATATTTTTGCAGACAACGCTGGAGAGGCGCTTAGCCAAATTTCCGAGCAGGTTCACTAG
- a CDS encoding M20 family metallopeptidase, whose translation MTQQAMDQTWFNQLQQNMVEWRRHLHKNPEISFQESKTAAFVADKLESWGLDVRRQVGGHGVVGTIRGAKPGPVVMLRADMDALPIQDEKECEYRSSVDGAMHACGHDGHTSVLLGTAYYYSLNRDELEGEIRFLFQPAEELLPGGAVNVIKDGVLEGVDVIYGIHLWTPFSVGTAASCAGPLMAAADDFYIEIAGKGGHGGMPQSTNDSVVAGSALVMQLQSIVSRSVDPLKPAVLTVGTIQGGSAQNIIAETCRLSGTIRTFDEQTRTVMKERLHEVTELTAATYGTSAKIRYIMGYPPVVNDAQEASRFFKEAKPVFGEGNVQEAPKLMPAEDFAYYLERVPGCFMFVGAGNPAKGAIYPHHHPKFDFDEDAMINAVRLFIAMSTGYVAGRKEGAING comes from the coding sequence ATGACACAACAGGCGATGGACCAAACCTGGTTTAATCAATTACAACAAAACATGGTGGAGTGGCGTAGACATTTACATAAGAATCCCGAAATTTCTTTTCAGGAAAGTAAAACTGCCGCTTTTGTAGCGGATAAGCTAGAGAGCTGGGGATTAGATGTTCGCCGACAGGTAGGGGGACACGGTGTTGTAGGTACCATTCGTGGTGCCAAACCTGGACCTGTGGTTATGTTACGCGCCGATATGGACGCTCTTCCTATTCAGGATGAAAAGGAATGTGAATATCGCTCCAGTGTGGATGGGGCCATGCATGCTTGCGGACATGACGGACATACGTCTGTTTTGCTTGGAACAGCATACTATTACAGTCTGAACCGTGATGAGCTGGAGGGAGAAATCCGGTTTTTGTTCCAGCCTGCGGAGGAATTGCTGCCTGGGGGTGCGGTTAATGTCATCAAAGATGGCGTACTGGAAGGTGTGGATGTTATTTATGGCATCCATTTATGGACACCCTTCTCGGTCGGGACCGCTGCGAGTTGTGCAGGGCCGTTGATGGCGGCTGCCGACGATTTTTATATTGAAATTGCAGGTAAGGGTGGGCATGGCGGTATGCCCCAGTCCACTAATGATAGTGTGGTGGCAGGCTCTGCTCTTGTTATGCAACTGCAGAGTATCGTAAGCCGTTCAGTCGACCCGTTAAAGCCTGCTGTGTTGACGGTGGGAACGATCCAAGGGGGCTCTGCGCAAAATATAATTGCAGAAACCTGCCGCTTGAGTGGAACCATTCGTACGTTTGATGAGCAGACCCGGACGGTCATGAAAGAGCGATTGCATGAGGTAACTGAGCTTACAGCAGCAACATATGGGACATCAGCAAAAATTCGTTACATTATGGGATACCCGCCAGTTGTTAACGATGCCCAGGAAGCATCCCGCTTTTTTAAGGAAGCAAAGCCTGTGTTCGGCGAGGGGAATGTACAGGAAGCGCCAAAGTTGATGCCTGCCGAAGATTTTGCGTATTATTTGGAACGTGTGCCAGGTTGTTTTATGTTCGTCGGGGCGGGTAATCCGGCCAAAGGAGCAATTTATCCGCATCACCATCCAAAATTTGATTTTGATGAGGATGCCATGATCAACGCAGTTCGTCTGTTTATTGCCATGTCTACCGGATATGTTGCTGGACGAAAAGAAGGGGCAATTAACGGCTAA
- a CDS encoding sensor domain-containing diguanylate cyclase, with translation MSEFSTTDQQTLDSKTVQASGAPLFDDKGYTSFAWLQNMDMTPYDYPYINQLLVQGYRNWLQQSNGISWISEEYTAVFNFTGVRVAGREEDDDEDLELVERCCISREMEVSQRKLRDGSLAFVYMVPILCRNYKREPFAALRFTRPAQHSVSNQDALLVASLHFRSCFYSKFEYIFMEDILGMQNRSEREGRRRSILFQIVKRMHDKIDVEGVLDEVFGSIAYLFPHVDITLYMSQDRHSRNPQVKPLLLHERDEDVCVRAFMKGQMAVNEPAGPQDEITEIGIPLRGKQGVYGVFHMILPAGADSMEKVDVELIAMMADTAGTAFENAKLLEQSNVLIHELRLINELVQRLNQSLKLNEIFEFAVQELLKMFMADFCCIVQLDQDGSCFRVMSSNVESLKLESYPREGGFAGLICKTGEPVIVSDYRKDGKISSWFMDATDSQSLMAVPMKNRGTPRGVILLSSKLPHFFSYDNYKMLQMLAPHIGLAVTNAMLHAEVRRLANMDMLTGLYVRHYVDRIIQEHQEKDFCGSLILVDIDQFKQVNDTYGHQTGDEILKSVSNIVRSATRDEDVCARWGGEELAIYLPQLGVQQALGYAEKIRSRVQYETNPQVTVSCGIAEWNWLDEQISIESLFYRADMALYEAKNEGRNRIVIDHIGDV, from the coding sequence ATGTCGGAATTTTCAACAACGGATCAGCAAACGCTTGACAGTAAAACAGTGCAGGCTAGCGGTGCTCCGCTGTTTGATGATAAAGGATATACGTCTTTTGCCTGGCTCCAGAACATGGATATGACACCCTATGATTACCCCTATATTAATCAGCTTCTCGTCCAAGGATATCGGAATTGGTTACAGCAGAGCAATGGTATATCCTGGATCAGTGAAGAGTATACTGCTGTCTTTAATTTTACAGGTGTTCGGGTTGCTGGTAGGGAAGAGGATGATGACGAGGATTTAGAGTTGGTCGAGCGTTGTTGCATATCTAGAGAGATGGAAGTGAGCCAGCGTAAACTTCGAGATGGGAGCCTTGCATTTGTATACATGGTCCCCATATTATGCCGCAATTACAAGAGAGAGCCTTTCGCCGCTCTTCGTTTTACACGGCCTGCTCAACATTCTGTCTCGAATCAGGACGCATTGTTAGTGGCTTCTTTGCATTTTAGATCCTGCTTTTACTCGAAGTTTGAGTATATATTTATGGAAGATATCCTAGGGATGCAGAATCGGAGCGAACGTGAGGGCAGACGCCGCTCTATTTTATTTCAGATTGTAAAACGGATGCATGACAAGATCGATGTGGAAGGCGTGCTGGATGAAGTATTTGGAAGTATCGCCTATTTGTTTCCCCATGTGGATATCACGTTGTATATGAGTCAGGATCGGCACAGTCGAAATCCTCAGGTCAAGCCTTTGTTGCTGCATGAACGGGACGAGGATGTATGTGTCCGTGCATTTATGAAAGGGCAAATGGCTGTGAATGAGCCTGCTGGTCCACAAGATGAAATAACTGAAATCGGTATCCCGTTACGTGGTAAGCAGGGCGTATATGGTGTTTTCCATATGATTCTTCCGGCAGGTGCGGATAGTATGGAAAAAGTGGACGTAGAGCTGATTGCGATGATGGCAGATACAGCTGGCACCGCATTTGAAAATGCGAAGCTGCTGGAGCAATCGAATGTACTTATCCATGAATTGCGGCTCATTAATGAGTTGGTTCAGCGTTTGAATCAGAGCCTGAAATTAAATGAAATATTTGAGTTTGCCGTGCAGGAGTTATTAAAAATGTTCATGGCCGACTTTTGTTGTATTGTGCAGCTGGATCAGGATGGAAGTTGCTTTAGGGTGATGTCAAGCAATGTGGAAAGTTTAAAGCTGGAGAGTTACCCTCGTGAAGGCGGATTTGCTGGACTGATATGCAAAACAGGAGAGCCTGTGATTGTGTCTGACTATAGGAAGGATGGAAAGATATCCTCTTGGTTTATGGATGCGACTGACTCTCAGTCATTGATGGCTGTGCCTATGAAGAACAGGGGGACTCCTAGAGGGGTTATATTATTATCGAGCAAGCTTCCACACTTTTTTTCTTACGATAATTACAAGATGCTGCAAATGCTGGCTCCTCATATCGGACTGGCCGTAACTAATGCTATGCTGCATGCCGAGGTGCGGCGTCTCGCTAATATGGACATGCTAACAGGTTTATATGTGCGTCATTATGTAGACCGAATCATTCAGGAGCATCAGGAAAAAGATTTCTGTGGCTCTCTTATTTTGGTCGATATTGACCAATTCAAGCAGGTGAATGATACGTATGGCCACCAGACGGGGGACGAAATTCTGAAAAGCGTCAGCAATATTGTTCGCTCGGCGACCCGTGATGAGGATGTATGTGCCAGATGGGGCGGAGAGGAGCTTGCCATTTATTTGCCGCAGCTGGGGGTGCAGCAGGCACTGGGGTATGCAGAAAAAATACGTAGCCGTGTACAATATGAAACTAATCCTCAGGTGACTGTTTCTTGTGGGATTGCTGAATGGAACTGGCTGGACGAGCAGATCAGTATCGAATCTTTATTTTATAGGGCTGATATGGCCTTATATGAAGCAAAAAATGAAGGCCGTAATCGTATAGTTATTGATCATATAGGCGATGTGTAG
- a CDS encoding HPr family phosphocarrier protein: MSNNNAAVVEIAQTASKFTSSIVLHSENKYIDVKSILGLFTTLVSSHSYELHVHGPDAEEAKKAIIEVFQKHGLHISVAT; this comes from the coding sequence ATGTCCAACAATAATGCGGCGGTTGTTGAAATTGCACAGACGGCGAGCAAATTCACTTCTTCCATCGTCCTTCATTCCGAAAATAAGTATATTGATGTGAAAAGTATACTGGGCTTGTTTACGACGTTGGTCAGCAGTCACAGTTATGAGCTGCATGTTCACGGGCCTGACGCCGAGGAAGCCAAAAAAGCGATTATTGAGGTGTTCCAGAAGCACGGGCTGCACATTTCAGTAGCCACCTAA
- the ftsW gene encoding putative lipid II flippase FtsW: MRNTKPETRRRGTPDFQLLILTLLLVGFGVIMVFSSSSSVALLNKEYNFDSLYFVKRQSAFAILGLFIMLVAMNIKMEKYKKLFVPLFFITILLLIIVLFTGSLNGAKSWLRFGSIGFQPTELAKISIILYLSALIVKKGDRFRDLRTGYIPVTVIVGSVAGLIMLQPDLGSCFILVATSGLIIYAGGASVKHITASIILLVLGASIVFGIGSLFGGDSDSANGQATAAKQDYKIGRFQAFLNPEKYRQGTGYNLVQSLQAIGEGGLNGSGFGKGIIKLHYLPNSFNDFIFSVIGEEFGFIGTAIFLMLYLYFIWRGMIIALRCHDPFGTLVGTGIMGLIAIQAFINIGGVTQTIPITGVTLPFISFGGSSLLVMMFSMGIMLSISRENTKQAVQERTTGVTVRNEVPTRFQTRRTNRYR, encoded by the coding sequence ATGAGAAATACGAAGCCGGAGACTCGAAGAAGAGGGACACCGGATTTCCAATTGCTGATCCTCACTTTGTTGCTGGTTGGATTCGGTGTAATCATGGTATTTAGCTCCAGCTCCAGCGTAGCTCTGCTGAATAAAGAATACAATTTTGACTCTTTATATTTTGTAAAGCGCCAGTCCGCATTTGCTATACTTGGACTTTTTATTATGCTGGTAGCTATGAATATTAAGATGGAAAAATATAAAAAGCTTTTTGTACCTTTATTTTTCATAACCATATTACTGCTAATCATCGTACTTTTTACAGGCTCTCTGAATGGTGCAAAAAGCTGGCTCAGATTTGGTAGTATTGGCTTCCAGCCAACAGAACTCGCAAAGATATCCATCATCCTTTACTTATCCGCACTGATTGTCAAAAAAGGAGATCGATTTAGAGATTTGCGGACTGGCTACATACCTGTAACGGTCATTGTAGGCTCTGTCGCAGGACTCATCATGCTTCAACCGGATTTAGGCTCCTGCTTTATTTTGGTAGCCACCAGCGGCCTGATTATTTATGCCGGGGGGGCCAGCGTCAAACACATTACAGCATCAATCATCCTGCTCGTGCTAGGCGCTTCCATCGTATTTGGTATTGGATCGTTGTTTGGAGGAGATTCCGACAGCGCAAATGGACAGGCTACTGCTGCCAAGCAAGATTATAAAATCGGACGCTTTCAAGCCTTTCTTAATCCCGAGAAGTATAGACAAGGCACAGGATACAATCTGGTGCAGTCCCTGCAAGCAATTGGCGAAGGCGGCTTAAACGGATCAGGATTTGGTAAAGGCATTATCAAGCTTCATTATCTGCCCAACTCGTTTAATGATTTTATCTTTTCAGTTATTGGTGAAGAATTCGGATTTATCGGAACAGCCATTTTCCTAATGCTATATTTGTATTTCATTTGGCGAGGCATGATCATTGCTCTGCGTTGCCATGATCCGTTCGGAACGTTGGTGGGCACTGGCATCATGGGTTTGATCGCCATTCAGGCCTTCATTAATATCGGCGGGGTAACCCAAACGATTCCAATCACTGGCGTAACTCTTCCGTTTATTAGCTTTGGTGGTTCCTCCCTGCTTGTCATGATGTTTTCTATGGGCATCATGCTCAGTATTTCTCGTGAGAACACCAAACAAGCAGTGCAAGAACGCACCACAGGGGTGACGGTCCGTAATGAAGTTCCCACTCGCTTTCAAACTCGTAGAACCAACCGTTACCGCTAA
- a CDS encoding DNA repair helicase XPB: MNPDHPCIVQRDFTVLLEMGLPDSEWARSQLQVYAELVKSPSAFHTYHITPLSLWNAAALGWSAEDIQKSLHSMSRWDIPRDLLRDIEQLVSRYGTLTLSRASAKEEQIYDTDTIDANRDEQESDRDTKASKTNTYTIGDHLILTAETPALLDELLNKKELKQLGLLRTNETSASVPPENRGLLKQELTRLGYPVVDTAGYLEGNLLRFTLGKGQTELQLRDYQVKAADAFEGADGLGGSGVLVLPCGAGKTVIGMAVMNRLQCEVLILTSNTISVRQWIEELKQKTNIPVDSIGEYSGQKKEVRPITVATYQILTHRRTKDGEFEHMKLLSERKWGLIIYDEVHLLPAPVFRATADIQATRRLGLTATLVREDGCERDVFSLIGPKRYDMPWKELERQGWIAQVDCVELRLPMTADLLERSMRAEGRQQYRIAAENPAKLEAVRSLMEKHKGLPTLIIGQYLDQLRKLAQELDVPLITGSMTQSERVRWFDAFRKSSIQTLLVSKVANFAVDLPDAAVAIEVSGSFGSRQEEAQRLGRILRPKPGENKAYFYALVTENSKETDFAARRQLFLIEQGYEYAVRRFDRTMASRSQEDETEDGGKKKEA, translated from the coding sequence ATGAACCCAGATCATCCTTGTATTGTACAACGTGATTTTACCGTTCTACTGGAAATGGGTTTGCCCGATTCGGAATGGGCCCGTTCACAGTTGCAGGTTTATGCGGAACTGGTAAAAAGTCCGTCCGCTTTTCATACATATCACATCACTCCATTGTCGCTCTGGAATGCGGCCGCTCTCGGGTGGAGTGCTGAGGACATTCAAAAAAGTTTGCACTCTATGTCCCGTTGGGATATTCCGCGTGATTTGTTGAGAGATATTGAACAGCTTGTATCTCGTTACGGGACGTTGACGCTGTCACGGGCAAGTGCAAAAGAAGAACAAATTTACGACACTGATACGATTGACGCGAATCGTGATGAGCAAGAGTCAGACAGAGATACAAAGGCGAGTAAAACCAACACATACACAATAGGGGATCACTTGATCTTGACGGCAGAGACCCCAGCTTTACTGGATGAGCTATTAAACAAGAAAGAGCTAAAACAGCTTGGTTTGCTTCGCACCAATGAGACAAGTGCATCCGTACCGCCCGAAAATCGTGGCTTGCTCAAGCAGGAATTAACTCGCTTGGGATATCCTGTTGTGGATACGGCAGGTTATCTTGAGGGGAACCTGCTTCGTTTTACCTTGGGAAAGGGACAAACGGAGTTGCAGCTTCGTGATTACCAGGTGAAAGCCGCTGATGCATTTGAAGGTGCAGACGGCTTAGGGGGTAGTGGAGTACTGGTCCTCCCATGTGGAGCCGGAAAAACAGTGATCGGTATGGCAGTGATGAATCGCCTTCAGTGTGAGGTGCTTATTTTAACTTCTAATACTATCTCCGTGCGGCAATGGATCGAAGAATTGAAGCAAAAGACGAATATTCCTGTCGATTCTATCGGGGAATACAGTGGTCAGAAAAAGGAGGTGCGACCGATAACGGTGGCAACCTACCAGATTTTGACGCATCGTCGCACCAAAGACGGAGAGTTTGAACATATGAAGCTACTGAGTGAGCGGAAGTGGGGACTCATTATATATGATGAGGTACATTTGCTGCCTGCGCCAGTATTTCGAGCGACGGCTGATATTCAGGCTACCCGTCGTTTGGGATTAACAGCTACGTTAGTTCGAGAGGACGGGTGTGAGCGGGATGTGTTCTCTTTAATTGGACCCAAACGGTACGATATGCCGTGGAAGGAACTGGAACGACAGGGCTGGATTGCTCAGGTCGATTGTGTAGAGCTGCGTTTGCCCATGACCGCTGACCTTTTGGAGCGAAGTATGCGCGCTGAAGGCAGACAGCAATACCGAATTGCAGCCGAAAATCCGGCTAAGCTGGAGGCAGTACGCAGTCTAATGGAGAAACACAAGGGTCTACCCACGCTTATTATTGGTCAATATTTAGACCAGTTACGTAAATTAGCTCAGGAGCTGGACGTTCCACTGATTACGGGATCCATGACTCAGAGTGAGCGGGTGCGTTGGTTCGATGCGTTTCGCAAGAGCAGTATTCAAACCCTGTTGGTATCCAAGGTGGCGAACTTTGCGGTGGATTTGCCGGATGCAGCGGTGGCCATAGAAGTATCGGGTAGCTTTGGCTCACGTCAGGAAGAAGCGCAGCGACTTGGCCGCATTTTACGACCAAAGCCAGGCGAGAATAAAGCTTATTTTTATGCATTAGTGACAGAGAACAGTAAGGAGACGGATTTTGCAGCACGTCGTCAGCTGTTTCTGATTGAGCAGGGCTATGAATATGCGGTTCGCAGGTTTGATAGGACAATGGCTAGCAGAAGCCAGGAGGATGAGACAGAAGATGGCGGAAAGAAAAAGGAGGCCTAA
- a CDS encoding Asp23/Gls24 family envelope stress response protein, which produces MAEQIQQLEAGNIKISNDVVGKIAGMAALETPGIAAMSGGLSEGWAKRLSGKNVQKGVSVEVGQLEAAIDLRIIVLYETPIHEVSRILQQNVREAVESMTGLRVVEVNVKVEGVAFKDDAV; this is translated from the coding sequence ATGGCAGAGCAAATTCAACAACTGGAAGCAGGAAACATCAAGATTTCCAACGATGTCGTAGGAAAAATTGCCGGGATGGCCGCATTAGAGACACCAGGCATTGCTGCAATGTCAGGCGGCTTATCGGAAGGCTGGGCCAAAAGGCTGAGCGGTAAAAATGTGCAAAAGGGCGTATCAGTGGAGGTTGGACAACTGGAAGCTGCCATTGATCTACGTATTATCGTGCTCTACGAAACACCTATTCATGAGGTGTCCCGAATTCTTCAGCAAAATGTGCGAGAAGCCGTCGAAAGCATGACGGGGTTGCGGGTCGTGGAAGTGAACGTAAAAGTGGAAGGTGTCGCGTTCAAGGACGACGCAGTGTAA